TTACCTAATTGTTTTAGTGAGTCATCTGATAATTGTTTATCTAATGTTTCTAATGATAATTTTCTTAATTTTAGTAATTGACATTGCATACTTTGTATGCGTTCTTCTAATACTAATTCCTGAGGTAACATTTTTAACAATGGTACCTGTATCCCACCTAATATTGCTTGTCTATTACTTTCTTTTACTACTTCCTCCCCTTTTTGTATCTGCTGCACAAAACCTTCTTGTAGCCGCATTTTCATATTTAATAACGCAATGTGTTTTGCTGTCCACAATCTTAATCCTGCAGATCCTGATACTACCTTTTGCTCTTTTACTTGATCCAGTTCTACTTGTAGTCTTTCTATCTCTGCTATCCTATCCTTTGTGTCTAATATAGATTTTGTTATCCCCACTAATGTATTAATACACTTTAATCTCTCATTTAATAGTGCCACCTTCTTTTGTTGACTTTCCTGTTGTGGATTTTGTGATACACGTATCTCGTTTAATACTTCGTTTTGTAAGGATAGCTGCTCCATTAACACGCTTTTGATTTTTAAATTTCGCCTATCTCGCGTTAATTTTTTTTCAACTTCAATTAACTGATTTTGTTCTTCTTCCAGCTCTTCTAGCCCTTCCACATACATTCGCCTTTGTGGATACTCTTGCTGTAAGCCCTCCAACACTTCTGCTATAAACTTTAAGCATTCCTGTCTGTTCCTTTGTAGATCTTTTTGTATTATTTGTAGTTCTTTCTCTACCTGTGAATGTACTTCTTTCCTTATAGATTCTTGAGATTCAATTTTTTTAAATAAAAGTTCCTCCACTTTACGTTGTGAATTCTCTAGTTTTAGTAGTTCTTGATATTTGATTTGTAGTGTAAGTACTCCTACAGCATCTAATAATGGTAATTCTGCATTCTTTACTGTCTCATTAATCTCTTGCCGTACACACTTCACCTTACGTTGTAATTCTGCCGCTTCCTCCACATGACTGCGTATTGTTGTTATATCATCAAATTGACAACGTACTTTTAGTTCCCTTTCCTCCTGTACCTTTCTATCATTAGAAATCTCAGCTTCCAGTTTCTCTATTTTTTGTTGTAATCGTATTCGCTCTTCTGCTACTTTTTCTAGTGCTAATTTAGATTTTGCTTCACTTATAGCGGATATTTTGAGAGTAGCTTCATCTGATTCAACTTCACTTTGCAACAATCTTCTGATTTTTAACTCTTCACCCAAACATGCTGCTTGTAATCTGCTATACAATTCATCCCTTCTAATTTCTTCTTTCTGTTCTAAATCTAACAATTTTTCTTGTTGTATTACTAATTGTGCTGATTGCTTTTCCTGTTGTTGTAATTTTTGTTTCTGTACTAAATTTTTCTTATCACGCAGTTCTTCAAAATGCCTTATAGAACTTCTTAATACAAAATCAACTATAACACTATTATTGTGCTTCACTGCTAAATCAATAACAGTCTCATTATTTTTAGTACGTGCTAATAGATTAGAACTCTTTAATATGTCTTCAAAATCAATATCATCTCTTAAATTATCAATCAATCTAGATTTTGCAAGTAAATGAAGTGGTGTTTCTCCTAATTTATTTCTTTCAGCTAACAACTTACTTAAACTAAACACTGTACTTGATTCTAGACTTTCAACATTTGCATATAACAACTTTAGTTTATTAAGTACAAAATTAAAAACTGCTTTTTGTTCAGGTTTAGCAGCATAGCTATTAAAAAGACAATGCAATACGTTGCTGTTATCATTTTCTCTAGCACGAATATGATACAGTGCATCCGGTAAATTTAATACTAGATTACAACATTCAGAATCACCAGAAAGTATAGCATTAGCTAATACACCGCGACCTTGATTATCAGTAACTTTCCAATTAACTTTTTTCAAAAGTTTTGTTTTGCGGGTTAAATGAATATTTTGAAATTGACATAAAAAATCCTCTCCAGTTCTTGCAGCCATAAGCAATGGGTATTCCCCATTCGCATCCTTAGTGTTTATTACATCATCACTACAATGCCTTAAAACTTCACCAAAGATCTCAATATTAACGGGTCTTTTATTATTTTGATGTAACTTAAGTATATATTGCAATATACCATTTCCACCTTCTACATTATCAAATATTGCGCTAGATATCTCTTTATTTGTTGACGACTCAAAGAAACTCTTAACACGTACTATATCTCCATATTTAATGGCACTATACAAATATTGCTTTTCCATATCCTTCAACCTAAAACACTTACAAAAAATTTATAACCATGATATTTGATTAATAAATTGTAATATATAAATAAATATTAATAAATTATAATATATAAATAAATATTAATTTTTTTATTTTTTTTATAAATAAATATACTTAACTTACCTAACAGGAGATATATTTAGTGGATCTACCCATATTATATTACCATTACTCTTAGCATATATCATATTAATTCTACTATTCTTTACATTAATAAATAAAAGAGCTGGCAAAGATAACAATTCCATTTCCATAATTGCATCCCCAATAGTCATAGTTTGTATAATAACATCTTCTTCTATTACTAATCCTGAATCATCAATGTCATTATATTTTTCCACTTCATCACTATCCAATACATATCCAAAGCATTTCATCTGCGACTTTATGGAGTTTTTATTATGACGATATTTACTAATTCTCTCACTTTTGTGTTTCTGTAATTTATCACGCAAATAATTAATAGCATTATCTATAGCATGATATGCTGTATCTGACGTTTTAGAAATTCTAATAAACTCACCCTTGACATCACTAATACTAACTGTAGACTTAAACAAGTTTGCATCTTTAGATAAGATCACTTTCATATTTACCGTTAAGTCATCTGCAAAAAATTTAGTTATGTGATCTTGTACAGCGTTTTCAACGTAAATTTTAATATTATCAGTAATATCAAAGCCCCTAGCAGTAATAAGTATGTTCATAGATACTCTTAAAAATTATATTGACAATTAATACACGAAAACCCTAAAAATTTACTATACATCGTTATATCGCTTTGATATAATGCAGTATCGTAATTAAGTTTTATATGTTAATATGTTAACAAATTCTATATTTTCTTTAACTCAAGACAATTTAATGTCCTATATTAATGAAGTATACGCATTTCCTATCTTGTCTCCTGAAGAAGAAGATAGGTTAGCAAAAAGCTGGTATGAAAATAGAGTTATTGCTGATGCCCATAGATTAGTTACTAGCCACTTAAGATTAGTAGTTAAAGTTGCATTAAGCTTTAAAAATTACGAATTACCTCTTATGGAACTGATAATGGAAGGAAACATAGGGTTGATGCAAGCTGTAAAAAAATTTAACCCTACTCTTGGCTTTAGATTATCTACTTATGCAATATGGTGGATCAAAGCTTCCATTAAAGACTATATTCTTAAATCTTGGTCATGTATTAAAATTGGTACAACACAAGCACAAAGAAAATTATTTTTTAGCTTGAGAAAAATCAAGAAAAAACTTTTTAAGTACAACAATAATATTACAAAAGAAGATATAAAACTGATTGCAAATGAGTGCTCAACTTCTGAGCAAGAAGTAGAACAAATGAATAGGTATTTTTCTCACAGAGATAGGTCCTTAAATGAAGTAGTGTTCTCCAACGAGAATCAAAATGGTATTGAGTTACAAGAAATCATCAAATGTGATACTCCAAATCAAGAAGATACATATTTACTAAATGAAGAATTAAACATAAAGAAGACCTTAATTACCCAAGCTTTATCAACGTTAAATACAAGATACCGTGACATATTTATTAGAAGAAGATTGATCGAAGAACCAGATACTTTAGAAGTATTAAGCCAAGAATATAATATATCCAAGGAGAGGGTCAGACAAATAGAAATGCATGCCTTTACTAAAGTAAAAAACTTTATTGTATCCAAAAGAGAAAGTTTAAGTTTTATAGCTAGTTAATAAAAAATGTGTTATTAGTCTCTTGCTTAGCTTCGTTTGTTTTATTCATATAAGAAGTAAATAGAGTTATGTTGGCTAGAATTAGTAAAGATGTATAAAATGCATAATTTTTAAATTAATCAACTTTATATAAGAAAGGTGCATACGTTATCCAACTCATAACTCAATTACAATAAAAATATAGATAAATTTGAACTATTGCTAAAAATATAAACAGCTAATAAAAAATACATCCCGCACCAATTCTACTTTGCATTCATTAAAC
This Ehrlichia japonica DNA region includes the following protein-coding sequences:
- the hpf gene encoding ribosome hibernation-promoting factor, HPF/YfiA family encodes the protein MNILITARGFDITDNIKIYVENAVQDHITKFFADDLTVNMKVILSKDANLFKSTVSISDVKGEFIRISKTSDTAYHAIDNAINYLRDKLQKHKSERISKYRHNKNSIKSQMKCFGYVLDSDEVEKYNDIDDSGLVIEEDVIIQTMTIGDAIMEMELLSLPALLFINVKNSRINMIYAKSNGNIIWVDPLNISPVR
- a CDS encoding RNA polymerase factor sigma-32, with the protein product MLTNSIFSLTQDNLMSYINEVYAFPILSPEEEDRLAKSWYENRVIADAHRLVTSHLRLVVKVALSFKNYELPLMELIMEGNIGLMQAVKKFNPTLGFRLSTYAIWWIKASIKDYILKSWSCIKIGTTQAQRKLFFSLRKIKKKLFKYNNNITKEDIKLIANECSTSEQEVEQMNRYFSHRDRSLNEVVFSNENQNGIELQEIIKCDTPNQEDTYLLNEELNIKKTLITQALSTLNTRYRDIFIRRRLIEEPDTLEVLSQEYNISKERVRQIEMHAFTKVKNFIVSKRESLSFIAS